The Arachis ipaensis cultivar K30076 chromosome B07, Araip1.1, whole genome shotgun sequence genomic interval ggactttactatgagtttgtgtgttttctgtaatttcaggtgttttctggctgaaattgagggagttgagcaaaaatcagattcagaggttgaagaaggactgctgatgctgttggattctgacctccctgcactcaaagtggattttctggagctacagaactcaaactggcacacttctaattgcgttggaaagtagacatccagggctttccagcaatatataatagtccatactttgctcgagtttagatgacgcaaaagggcgttgaacgccagttctacgctgcggtctggagttaaacgccagaaacacgtcacaaaccagagttgaacgccagaaacacgttacaacctggcgttcaactccaaaagaagtctctgcacgtggaaagctaaagctcagcccaagcacacaccaagtgggccccgaaagtggatttatgcatcaattacttatttctgtaaaccctagtaactagtttagtataaatagaactttttactagtcttttgGACATCTTATGATTGTTTAGTTCATCTTTGGGATCATagagatcacgtttgggggctggcctctcggccatgcctgaacctttatcacttatgtattttcaacggtagagtttctacactccatagattaaggtgtggagctctgctgttcctcatgaattaatgcaaagtactactatttttctattcaattcaacttattccgcttctaagatattcattcgcacttcaacctgaatgtgatgaacgtgacaatcatcatcattcccccatgaacacgtgcctgacaaccactaccGTTCTacctcagattgaatgagtatctcttggatctcttaatcagaatcttcgtggtataagctagattgatggcggcattcatgagaatctgaaaagtctaaaccttgtctgtggtattccgagtaggattcagggattgaatgactgtgatgagcttcaaactcacgagtgctgggcgtagtgacagacgcaaaaggagggtgaatcctattctagtatgatcgagaacctccagatgattagccatgcagtgacaacgcatcggaccattttcacagagaggatgggatgtagccattaacaacgatgatgcccttacataaagccagccatggaaaggagtaggattgattggatgaagacagcaggaaaagcagaagttcaaaggaacaaacgcatctctatacgcttatctgaaattctcaccaatgatttacataagtatttctatcttttctgtttatttctttattaattaatattcgaaaattcCATATCCActtaatatccgcctgactgagatttacaagatgactatagcttgcttcataccaacaatctccgtgggatcgacccttactcacgtaaggtttattacttggacgacccagtgcacttgctggttagatgtgcgaagttgtgaagttatgtttggaccacgGTTCTGTGCacccgtttttggtgccattgccagggaaaagaacgaacaaataattttacaaattcaaagatctgagtaacaatttcgcataccaagggacctgagcaaaaatctgatttagaagctgagaaaggactgcaaatgctgatggattctgacccttttgcactcgaaatggattttctggagctacagaagcccaattggcgcgctctcaaatgcgttaaaaattagacatcttgggctttccagcaatatataatagtccatctttttcccgagatttgatggcccaaactgacgttaaacgccaactataaactttctggcgtaaaacgccagaactggtatactttttggcattaaacgcccattttggcacccagggtggcgtttaactccaatgtAGGGGATATGCACGTGGAagattgaaagctcagcccaaacactcaccaagtgggtcccagaagtgaatttctgcactatctgcacttagttactcattttctgtaaacctaagttactagtttagtataaaaactacttttagagatttattttgaaactCATAGACATTTTTACATTCcatattgtatctttgacggcatgagtctctaaacaccataggtgggggtgaggagctctgctgtatttcaatggattaatgcaattactattgttttctattcaatcacgcttgattccattctaagaaaCTCAcgcgtacttcaatctggagaagatgatgatccgtgacactcatcattattctcacatttatgaacacgtgcctgaaaaccactcccattctatctaaactcaatgtagtcattgggcgatagcttgagtgcgtatctcttgggtctctgatccacggaccgagtccgtgagatcagaaccttcgtggtaaaggctagaaccaattggcagcattcctgggatccgaaaagtctaaaccttgtctgtggtgttccgagtaggatctgggaggggatgactgtgaggagtttcaaactcacgaatgttgggcacagtgacagtgtgcaaaaggatagagagatcctattccgacactagtgagaaccgacagatgattagctgtgcagtagctgtacctggtatttttcatccgagacgagaaattcgacagttgattagccgtgcagagaccgtgcctggtatttttcgtccgagaggatcatacagcttgccattgaaggaagccatgcgtgtttggagaagaaggcagtaggaaagcagagattcagacgacagagcatctccagaacctcaacctgttcctcattaccgaatcacaagtaccttttaattcatgttatttacttttcataataaaatcatttttatcattaatctcctgactaagatttacaagataaccatagcttgcttcaagccgacaatctccgtgggatcgacccttactcacgtaaggtattacttggacaacccagtgcacttgctggttagttgtgcggagttgtgaaaagtgtgatcacaattttgtgcaccaataagcggatattttatacgctttttggcatcattttcatatagtttttgtcatattttgtttaagttttattatattttcataggttttagtgcaaaatccaaatttttggattctactttgagtttgtgtattttatgatgattttaggtattttctggctgatattgaagagttttggcaaagtccgattcagaggcaaggaaagcgtagcagaagctgtcaggatctgacctccgtacattcaaacgagcatttctggagctacagaggtccaaatgatgcgttctcaacggcgttggaaagataacttctagagcattccagaaatatataatggtttatacttttcttcaaAGAAGTATGCCCattctgggcattaaatgccaaggagctaccccctagctggcgttcaacgccctaaagGAGCCCCAAAGCTAGTGTTGAACGCCAACCACCCCCCTAGTAGGCGTTCAATGGCCAAAACAAGCACAAGGCAGCACTAATCACTCCCCTtataggcgttcaatgcccattcctCCAAgtggacgccaagctcagcccaagtactcatCGCACCTCTAGTCTATTCTATCATAaatttttgtacttcttagttattagattagtatatataggagaagatcaaccatgtttaggatcttcttcccccACTTTTACTTTCAAACATTATTATACAGTATGAGCAACTGAACCtactaggttaaggttaggagctctgataATTCTTATGGACTAATAATATCattgttctatttcaatctatgcttgattccattctaagatgtatcttcgttcttcatcctaatgaattgagagtgtaacttgaccgccatccctattctacatgggttcttgtgaGTCCTTGATGGGATAGTATTGAACCGCAACCGTTCTTAtatcattgatttcacacctattcAATAAcactttatttattctatttttatgcgTTTTTCACAACAAcgatcttttctaatcgcctgactaagatccaCAAGGtatccattgcttgctcaatccgacaatctccatgggattcaaccctcactcacctaaggtattacttggacgacctgttGCACTTGTCGGTTTATCCGTGCAAAACTTGCGGagttcaatttcgtgcaccaactacaccggcctcaacaaagcttgtccaaaagaccTATATCCCCTACCCAATATTGATGCTTTGGTGGATTCTTCCTCATGATACCAGTACCTATCATTCATGGATGCgtactcgggatacaatcaaatcccgatgtataagTCGGATCAGGAGAAGACATcgttcatcacgcccagagcaaACTACTACTACATggtcatgccttttggattaaaaaatataagggccacataccaaaggttgatgaataagATGTTTGCACCTCACCTCCGAAACTTAATGAAGGTATATGTGGATAACATGTtagtaaaaaccaaggatgaGGCCAACCTTCTATCCGACCTCTCACAagtcttcgacaccataagaagacATGGGATGAGGCTAAATACCATCAAATGCACCTTCACAGTAGAGGCCGAAAAATTcctaggttttatgctcacacaaagggagATTGAGGCTAACCTTGATAAGTGTAGAGAAATCTTAGAGATGAGGAGTCCAACTTGTTTAAAAGAAGTCCAACAACTGAATGGCCGACtcgcagccttgtccagatttttgGTAGGATCAGCCTTGAGATCCTTGCCACTTTTTTCACTACTTAGAAAAGGATGCCGATTTGAATAGACCTTTGAATACGAAGAGGCCTTTCAAGAATTTAAGAAATTCTTAAGTGAACCACCCATCCTTACCCGGCCACAAGCGGGACAAGAGTTGGTGTTGTACCTAGCTGTCGCTGAAAAGGCAGTAGCATCAGCATTGATACGGGAGGATGAGGTTGGACAACACCCAATTTATTTCACTAGCAAAGTCTTACAAGGGCCAGAGTTAAGgttccaaaaaatagaaaaatttgcataCGCCTTAATCATGGCATCTAAGAGACTCTGACCTTACATCCAAGCACACAACATAAGAGTCTGGACAAATCAACCCATGAAGCAGATACTCCAAAAGACCGACATAGCAGGTCGGATGGTGCAATGGGATATAGAGCTATCCGAGTTCAACCTAAGATACGAAACTCGGATAGCCATCAAAGCTCAATGCTTCACCGACTTTTTCGCAGAAATATACAGGCGATCAGATTAAGACCTCCACGActtgggaactctatgtagatgggtTCCAATAAGGTCAGAAGTAGAGCGGGCATAATACTGGTCAATAAAGAAGGAACTCAAATAGAAGTTtctttgaaatttgagttttccGCTTCCAACAACCAGGTCGAGtatgaagccctgattgcagGACTAAAACTTGCCAAAGAAGTAGGAGCGACCAAAGTAGTGATCTTCAGTGACTCCTATATAGTAACTTCACAAATCAATGAAGAATACTAAGTAAAAGACTCTAATATGAAGAGATACTTAGAGAAAATGCTTAAACATCTTCAACAATTTAAAGACACTGAAGTCCGACATATAATTCGGAAACTTAATAGCCAAGCAAATGCCCTTTTTAAATTGGCAAGTACCAAACCTGGGGGAAACAACAGAAGCCTGATACAAGAAACCCTCAAAGAACCCTCCGTTATCAAGTTAGATAATAAATTGGATGTTCTATCCATTTTCGgcttaaacctcggatggatggtTCCCTTTATCGAATatctaaaattcgacatccttcCCGAGGAGCAAAAGGAAGCCAAGAGGGTTTGGAGGAAAGCCCAGAACTACACCTTGGTACAAAATGTTCTCTATAGAAGGAGAGTATCTGcacctttactaaaatgtgtTCCGACTGATAGAACTGAAGAAGTCTTGGAGGAAGTACATAATGGCATCTGTGGAAACCACCTCGGGCACGGTCTCTGGCTAGAAAGGTAATCCGAGCTGGTTTCTTCTAGCCGACTTTGTAAAAGGATGCTACTGACTTTGTTAGAAAGTGTCCACCCTGCCAAATGCATGCCAACTTTTACATCGCTCCACCCGAAGAGGTCATCTGTATAACCTCTCAATGGCCTTTTGCGAAATAAGGGTTGGACCTACTCAGACCGTTCCCTCAAGCGCCTAGACATGTTAAATACCTAATTGTGGAAGTGGATTACTTTACTAAGTGGATAGAGCAGAGCTATTAATTACTATCAcagctcaaagaagtcagaaattcctaTACAATAATATCATTACTCGGTTCGGAGTCTctcactccattaccacagataatggtacATAATTCACCGACTCTACATTCAGGAATAACAAGTTTGAGGATCAAGCATCAGTTCACGTCGGTAGAACATCTTCAagctaatgggcaagctgaagcagccaataaagtcatattagctTGGTTAAAGAAAAAGCTGCAAGATGAAAaaggagcttgggcagaagaaCTCCCGCAAGTCCTATAGGCCTATCGAACAACACCTCATTCCACGACTGGAGAAATATCCTTCCGACTTACATATGgaatagaagccatgatcccagtagaggtaaCTGAGCAAAGTCCAAAGGTGAGATTTTATGATGAGGGCAGAAGAAATGTTGTAGCCCATAAAGATGAACTCGAATTCCTCCCAAAAGTCTGAGAACAAGCCCaaataagagaagcagcgttaaAGCAAAGGATGTCAGCCAGATACAACAAAAAGGTCGTACAAAAAAGTTTTTCCACAAACGACTTGGTCCTGATAAGGAATGACATCAGAGTAAACAAGTCGAGCGAAGGAAAGCTCACTGCTAACTAGAAGGGACCTTATAAGATCTCTGAAGTCTTAGGGAAAGGCTATTACAAAGTGTCTGACCTGAACGGAGCTGAActcccaaggtcatggcatgcgtGCAACTTAAAAGATACTATagctagaaaaaaaaataaattattaattataatacttttaaaattaaaaataaattattaattaataatatactAATTTAATTTTTCGTAATTTAAGaacaaataattatatataattataatataaattatataatttatgTNNNNNNNNNNNNNNNNNNNNNNNNNNNNNNNNNNNNNNNNNNNNNNNNNNNNNNNNNNNNNNNNNNNNNNNNNNNNNNNNNNNNNNNNNNNNNNNNNNNNNNNNNNNNNNNNNNNNNNNNNNNNNNNNNNNNNNNNNNNNNNNNAAGATATATTGAATTGTGAACTAAAAATATTGATAAATATAAACTAAAATttctgaaatttaaattttttttcataaataaataaaagatgaaCATACATTAGAAAAATGATGTAGTATTGCAAGTTTATTGCTTGTAATTGTATTTGAATAAAAACACGATAAAATATTATTCATATCTTTATAATATATCTAATATAATCTAAGGATAACTAACGATACTGTTAACCTAattaaaaaaaggaagaagagaaatgCAGGATAAACaataagaagaaataaaataagaataaggaaGAGTTAAGGAAGAAATTTAACAAAGTCAAGATTATAGttcaaaagagaagaaagaaagcgaCTATGACATGTCACATTCGTTTTCAAGTGCATATTAAACTCTACAGCCACCGCCATCGCCAAGAGGACAACCGCGAAAGCAAAAACCGTCGAAGTTATAAACCAGCCCCACCAAAGATACAAGTCAAATTTGGTTTTATTGTAAAAAGATAAGGCGCGGGTAACCTCTGCTAAGAAAGcagagaacaagaagaagaagaagaagaaaaaggagtaAAAAGTAACGACAATGTTGGTGCAACCAAAGTTGATGTTGTTATGCGACTGTTTAGGGGTCCATAGCAAACCCATTAAAACTTCCGAAGCGGAAAAAGTGTTCAACTTTACTATGTCCTTACAAGTTTTGGCAACTATAGAATTAAATCGAAAAGGAgaactcatttttgtaaaccacATAACTAAATACTTAACTCACTTGCTTTTAAACCTTAGAATTTAGAACTATTCTCCTCCTCATCCGAGAATAATACCGTATAATAAATTGTAGTCATAACTAATTATTACGCTTTTTACAAGCATCcaagttggcccagcccaaaTCGAAGACACGCGCATAACGAAGCATAACATGGCGCGTCAAAATCACGCGCTCAACACAAACGGTTACGTATGGCagactcttccacttcctccacttcttccacttctcaaaacgCTTCGAAAACAAGGAAACGCTCCCATTTTCGAGCAaaaatcaaagttcaaaatatacaaatCTTGTTCGAAACCTCCATCAAAACAACATCAAACTCTCCGTGAAGAATCTGAAGAGAAAACAAAGCAACAACACTCAACGTAAGTTCATTAAGATTACTGTATATTCTACTTTTCTTCTACGTCGTTCTTCTAGGGTTTACTGGGCTATTATTCTTGCTTCTTTGCTACACTGTTCTAAGTTCTACGTCGTTCTTCTAAGTTCTACATCGTTCTATGTTCTTGTTCTAAGTTCTCCTGCTACTGTTGTTGATTTTTGGGGGTTTATTCCGTAGATTGGGGGGTGTATACTGCTTGAACTTGTAATGTGGCTTGATATTGAAGCATATTTGactgatatctgactgatatatatgaatGTATCTGAATAATATCTATCTCATtatctcactgttatcaatgggtgtatctgactcatatatgcgtgtatcttactgatatctcaattaatttgatattgaagcatgtttgagtgatacctgactgatatatatggatttatctgaatcatatctatgggtgtatctcactgttatcaatgagtgtatctgaatcatatctatgggtgtatcttactgttattaatgggtgtatctgactcatatatatgggtgtataTTACTGatgtctttgggtgtatttttcgttTCAGACAAAATGGCAGCAAGAAACCAAACAAAGGACCTTAAGTGTGCCACACATCTCCTGAGTGATAAGTTCAGAAACATGACTGAGGAGAAGAAGGCAATTGTCAGGGATCTCGGATTTGGTGGGTTGATGCACGTCCCACCTCTAAGGGTGGATCACCAACTCTTAAGGGAACTGGTAAACAACTTCAAACTTGGGGAGAACAGACTGAAGACAGGATATGGTTCTTTCCAAATAACACCAAAGACAATAGgtgatgcgcttggcatcaatgcaacaggtaactagctcaaaattataggtgtatattaagttcatgcttgggtgtatttaagGTTGATGCTTGGGTGTTTTTGAACCGATTTTGATACTTTGTCGTTTTCTTTTTTGTAGGAAATCTGTTTCCTGAGAAAGTTGAGTATAAGCAACTTTCTGATGATGACAAAATAATTTatagaagattccagggtaagacctTCAAAAGTCTTACCGATGAAATGATGGAAATAGGCGTTGGCAGCGAAGAGGAACGCCTGATGTTCAAGAGGATATTCATCCTCTAcatacagatggcgttccttttTCCAACGACGATAAACAAAATATCGCCCGTGCACCTCGCCCCAATTTTTAAGATGGACGGCATATCGGAGAGAAATTGGGGGGGCATGTTTTGACCTTCTTGATCAAGGGCATCACAGACTaccaggagaagaagaagaaggcaattgatggctgcctctttgccctcatgataatatactttcatctttttgaaaacaaaggcaagaagagggctgaaagaccaccaaagccttggattgccaactggactaaggagcagttggtggaaagaatgactgcagaaagagaaaaattttggtaagtaaacataatatgttgcttgtattttatttacctgaatgctgctagctaaaatatctcatgtttcaggggattgtgaagatggcggagacaagagcaagagaaaaaatgaaaaaaaaagaaaaaaagaaaaaaaacaagaaatcaaaaaaacaaaaaaaaggaaggcgagtccaacatcgtcttcggagacagaaacagctactgacagtgacacttctacctctgagtctgagactcaacaagactcagaggattcagcaagaaaataccccatcaaaaaggggaaaagtaagtaccatacttgggtgtaatttctttttcgagttgggtgtattttgttgatcacgttgggtgtatttttagtatgttctaaataatcattctttgccttccagaatggactccagaaaaagaaagcagaggcaagaggagtcagattctgattcagaatctgaatctgaaccaagtgatgagtaatgtcctgaaattattactcctttcttttggcttcattataaagatttcgtgtattaactgaagtgtctATTATCAACTTA includes:
- the LOC107606765 gene encoding uncharacterized protein LOC107606765, which encodes MSLGVFFVSDKMAARNQTKDLKCATHLLSDKFRNMTEEKKAIVRDLGFGGLMHVPPLRVDHQLLRELVNNFKLGENRLKTGYGSFQITPKTIGDALGINATGNLFPEKVEYKQLSDDDKIIYRRFQGKTFKSLTDEMMEIGVGSEEERLMFKRIFILYIQMAFLFPTTINKISPVHLAPIFKMDGISERNWGGMF